The genomic region GCGCCACGTGGGGCTATGAAGGCGCCACGGGGCCCTCCGCCTGGGGCGAGATCAGCGAAGACTATGCCTTGTGCACTACCGGCCGGCAGGGATCGCCGGTGGACCTGCACGACGCCATTCCTGCCGCGCTGGGGCCGGTGGCGATCGGCTGGCAGCCGGTGGAGGGCGAAGTCGTCGACACCGGCCATGGTGTTCAAGTGAACGTGGCCAATGCCGGCGGCTTCACCAGCAGAGATCACCGCTACGAGCTGCTTCAGTTCCATTTCCACACGCCCGCCGAACATCTGCTGCAAGGCAGGCGCTTCCCGCTCGAGGCCCATTTCGTGCATCGACGCGAGGATGGGATGCTCGGCGTGATCGGCGTCTTCGTGCAGGAAGGCGCGGCCAATCCGGCGCTGCAGGCAGTGCTCGACGAACTCGAGGGCGAGCGCGGCGCCGCGGCGCGGCTCGCCATCACCAATCTGCTTCCACAGGAGCCGGCAGTGTACCGCTATGCCGGATCGTTGACGACCCCGCCATGCAGCGAGACCGTCGACTGGTTCGTGATGGAGCAGCCGATCACCGGCTCGCCCGAGCAGATCGCCGCGCTGGCGCGCCTCTATGCCGACAACGCCCGGCCGGTGCAGCCGCTCAACCGACGATTCATCCTGCACTCGGACTGAGCCGGAGTACGGAGCGGCGCCGCAGCCGGCTTGCAGTCGCCGGCTGCCCCGCCCCGACTTCCTACCCCCGATCCCGCCGCCCCAGCAGCCGCAGCCGCAGCGCATTGAGCTTGATGAAGCCCGCCGCGTCGCGCTGGTCGTAGGCGCCCTGATCGTCCTCGAAGGTGACGACCTTTTCCGAATAGAGGGTGTTGGGCGACTTGCGCCCGACGACGTAAACGCCGCCCTTGTAGAGCTTGAGCCGGACGGTACCCGCGACCTTCTCCTGGCTGTGGTTGATCGCCGCCTGGAGCATCTCGCGCTCGGGACTGAACCAGAAGCCGTTGTAGATCAGCTCGGCATAGCGCGGTGCCAGCTCGTCCTTGAGGTGCGCCGCGCCGCGATCGAGCGTGATCTGCTCGATGCCGCGATGCGCGAGGTGATAAATGGTGCCGCCCGGCGTCTCGTACATGCCGCGGCTCTTCATCCCGACGAAGCGGTTCTCGACCAGATCGAGCCGGCCGATGCCGTGCTTGCGCCCCAGCTCATTGAGCGCGGCCAGCAGCGTGGCGGGCGACATCGCCTGCCCGTTCAGCGCGACGCCGTCGCCCTTTTCGAAATCGATGGTGATGAATTCGGGCGCGTCGGGCGCGTCCTCGGGGTTCACCGTGCGCGAATAGACGTAATCGGGCACTTCGTCCCACGGATCCTCGAGCACCTTGCCCTCGGACGAGGTGTGGAGAAGGTTCGCGTCGGTGGAGAACGGGCTTTCGCCGCGCTTGTCCTTGGGCACGGGGATCTGGTGCTTCTCGGCGAAGTCGATCAGCGCGGTGCGGCTGGTGAGATCCCATTCGCGCCAGGGGGCGATCACCTTGATGTCCGGATCGAGCGCATAGGCCGAAAGCTCGAAGCGGACCTGATCATTGCCCTTGCCGGTGGCGCCGTGCGCGACCGCGTCGGCGCCCACTTTATGCGCGATCTCGATCAGCCGCTTGGAAATGAGCGGGCGCGCGATCGACGTTCCGAGCAGATAGAGCCCCTCGTAGAGCGCATTGGCGCGCATCATCGGGAACACGAAATCGCGGACGAACTCCTCGCGCAGATCGTCGATGTAGATGTGCTCGGGCTTCACGCCCATCAGCTCGGCCTTGGCGCGGGCAGGCTCCAGCTCCTCTCCCTGCCCCAGATCGGCGGTGAAGGTGACGACCTCCGCCTGATAATTCTGCTGCAGCCACTTCAGGATCACACTGGTGTCGAGCCCGCCCGAATAGGCAAGGACGATACGGTTGATCTTGTCGGCCATGCGGAAACTCCAGATCGGCAGGAAATCGTCCCGCGCTCTAGGAGCGAGGCGCGGGTTCCGCAATGCTCCGCGAAAGCCCGGGCCAATAGACGCCCAGCGCGGCCGCGCGATAGACATAGGCGAGCACGAAGGCAGTCCAGGCGCCCGCGAGACCGAACGGGCGGAACAGCAGATCGGTCGCGATGTAGAGCCCCGTCGCGAGCAGCGCCGCGTTGCGCAGCGCATGTCCTTGCGCCGCCCCGATGAACACGCCGTCGAGCAGCCACGCCGGCATGCCGACCAGCGGCACGGCCGCCGCCATCGGCAGGAAGGCCCGCGCCGTCGCCCGGACCTCCGGATCGGTCGTCAGCAGATCTATCAGCGGCGGCCCGGCGATCAGGAACGCCGCTGCGAAGAACAGGCCCGCCGCCAGCGAAAATTCGCCGGTCAGCCGAACTGCGCGCGCAAAATCCGCCCGTGCGCCGCCGCCGATCGCGATTCCGACCCGCGACTCGGCAGTGAAGGCGAAACCATCGAGCACGAAGGCCGAGACCGACACGAACTGCAGCAGCACATGGTTAGCCGCGAGCGGAACCGTGCCCAGCCGCGCGCCGGCATTGGTGAACCAGGCGAAGAGAGTGAGCAGCGCGACGGTGCGGATCATGATCGCTGCATTGACGCCGAACAGCCGCCGCATCGCTTCGAGCGCGAACACGCCCTTGCCGCGCAGATCGAGCAGCGCCCGTCCGCCCAGCAGGCGCGCGGCGATCACCAGCCCCACCGCCAGCGCCGTCCATTCGGCAAGCGCGGTTCCCAGCCCGACGCCCTCGGCGCCCATGCCGAACTGCCAGACGAACAGTGTGTCGAGCCCCGCGTTGACGACGTTCATCACGATCTGAAGCAGCAGCGCCGCGCGGGTCCGGCCGAGCCCCAGCAACCAGCCGTTGATCGCGAACACCCCGAGCGCGGCAGGCGCGCCGAGAAAGCGCGCAGTGACATAGCCCCGCGCCGCGGCGTCCAGTCCTTCGCCACCGGACAGCAGCGCGAGCGAAGCGGGGATCAGCACCGTCTGCAACAGGACGAGCAGCACCCCGAGCGCGAGCCCCGCGGCAAGCCCCCGCGCCAGCATCGCGTGCACTTCGGCGGCGTCGCCGGCGCCCTCCGCCTGCGCAGTGAGCCCCGTCATTCCCATGCGCAGAAAGCCGAAGCTCCAGAACAGGAAGTTGACGATCGCGGCGCCCAGCGCGACACCCGCAAGCGCAGCGGCATCGCCGGTGCGGCCGACCACCGCAGTGTCGACCAGCCCGACGAGCGGCACCGTCGTCTGGCCGAGCATGATCGGCCAGGCCTGGGCGAAGATCGCACGGCGACTGAGCGGGCGGGACATCAATGCCGCCCTACTGCCGGGAAGCGGCGGGCACCAGCGGTGGCAGCGGGGTGCCAGTCGCGCCGCGGAAGGATCCTGCGTCTATACGAGGCGTGGGTACCGTGGCTCTCGGCCCCGCCAAGTTCGGCTTCGGCGGCG from Sphingosinithalassobacter sp. CS137 harbors:
- a CDS encoding carbonic anhydrase produces the protein MAIRSGSIAMLLGAAALAGCTVADTPPATGAHGATWGYEGATGPSAWGEISEDYALCTTGRQGSPVDLHDAIPAALGPVAIGWQPVEGEVVDTGHGVQVNVANAGGFTSRDHRYELLQFHFHTPAEHLLQGRRFPLEAHFVHRREDGMLGVIGVFVQEGAANPALQAVLDELEGERGAAARLAITNLLPQEPAVYRYAGSLTTPPCSETVDWFVMEQPITGSPEQIAALARLYADNARPVQPLNRRFILHSD
- a CDS encoding MATE family efflux transporter, with product MSRPLSRRAIFAQAWPIMLGQTTVPLVGLVDTAVVGRTGDAAALAGVALGAAIVNFLFWSFGFLRMGMTGLTAQAEGAGDAAEVHAMLARGLAAGLALGVLLVLLQTVLIPASLALLSGGEGLDAAARGYVTARFLGAPAALGVFAINGWLLGLGRTRAALLLQIVMNVVNAGLDTLFVWQFGMGAEGVGLGTALAEWTALAVGLVIAARLLGGRALLDLRGKGVFALEAMRRLFGVNAAIMIRTVALLTLFAWFTNAGARLGTVPLAANHVLLQFVSVSAFVLDGFAFTAESRVGIAIGGGARADFARAVRLTGEFSLAAGLFFAAAFLIAGPPLIDLLTTDPEVRATARAFLPMAAAVPLVGMPAWLLDGVFIGAAQGHALRNAALLATGLYIATDLLFRPFGLAGAWTAFVLAYVYRAAALGVYWPGLSRSIAEPAPRS
- a CDS encoding argininosuccinate synthase, whose amino-acid sequence is MADKINRIVLAYSGGLDTSVILKWLQQNYQAEVVTFTADLGQGEELEPARAKAELMGVKPEHIYIDDLREEFVRDFVFPMMRANALYEGLYLLGTSIARPLISKRLIEIAHKVGADAVAHGATGKGNDQVRFELSAYALDPDIKVIAPWREWDLTSRTALIDFAEKHQIPVPKDKRGESPFSTDANLLHTSSEGKVLEDPWDEVPDYVYSRTVNPEDAPDAPEFITIDFEKGDGVALNGQAMSPATLLAALNELGRKHGIGRLDLVENRFVGMKSRGMYETPGGTIYHLAHRGIEQITLDRGAAHLKDELAPRYAELIYNGFWFSPEREMLQAAINHSQEKVAGTVRLKLYKGGVYVVGRKSPNTLYSEKVVTFEDDQGAYDQRDAAGFIKLNALRLRLLGRRDRG